The Acidianus manzaensis genome has a window encoding:
- a CDS encoding aminotransferase class I/II-fold pyridoxal phosphate-dependent enzyme, with translation MESNTTYIDLSRGFPDPKIFPSQEIKEILKETDYYSIVNTEDKIEGIDDAIYYLQKIRGVNFDFNLATSAMEIINDVISNAQSIGCEEPTHDGVIKNPKIVAHEGLVADGKWDLSEKYFYFSIVNNPTGVVIKNNELKRFLEDVKNKGVKIILDDVYGYFSETKAFFNENVIYVSSLSRILGPGIRLAFTNVKTKSKPSTISQYIVKRLYEMGVLQRVIDSERYIYSTRLKKVSEFFEKYLFRKPEGGVSLLLTLPKDKFKAKVADGSRYFRKKLSLTRITISRYEISDIIQSVKI, from the coding sequence ATGGAGTCAAATACTACGTATATTGATTTAAGCAGAGGTTTTCCAGATCCTAAAATTTTTCCTAGTCAAGAAATAAAGGAAATACTTAAGGAAACAGATTATTATTCTATAGTGAATACTGAAGATAAAATAGAAGGAATAGATGATGCAATATATTATTTACAAAAAATTAGAGGTGTTAATTTTGATTTCAATTTAGCTACATCTGCGATGGAAATTATAAACGACGTTATTTCAAATGCACAATCCATAGGATGTGAAGAGCCTACTCATGATGGAGTAATAAAGAATCCTAAAATAGTAGCTCATGAAGGTTTAGTAGCTGATGGTAAATGGGATTTGAGCGAGAAATATTTTTATTTTTCTATAGTTAATAACCCTACTGGTGTAGTAATTAAAAATAACGAGTTAAAACGATTTTTGGAAGATGTAAAGAATAAAGGAGTAAAGATAATACTCGACGATGTATATGGATATTTTTCTGAAACAAAAGCATTTTTTAATGAAAACGTAATATATGTAAGTAGTCTAAGTAGAATTTTAGGTCCTGGCATAAGATTAGCTTTTACAAATGTTAAGACTAAGTCTAAGCCTTCTACTATTTCTCAATATATAGTGAAAAGACTATACGAAATGGGCGTTCTTCAAAGAGTAATAGATTCTGAAAGATATATTTATTCAACTAGACTCAAAAAAGTATCAGAATTTTTTGAGAAATATCTTTTCAGAAAGCCTGAAGGCGGTGTTTCGTTACTTTTGACATTACCAAAAGATAAATTTAAGGCTAAAGTAGCTGACGGCTCTAGATATTTTAGGAAAAAGCTTAGTCTAACAAGAATTACTATAAGTAGATACGAAATATCAGATATTATACAAAGTGTAAAAATATAG
- a CDS encoding radical SAM protein — MFKYVFGPVPSRRFGRSLGVNVVPLKYCNWNCVYCQLGRTSYFINEEQEFFSYVEIEKEIEEATKIYEYDYLTFIGDGEPTLYKDLDKLIEFGKKIQDKKVAVFTNGARLKFDHVRSYMSLADVVKVSIDAGDERTFRIVDRPYRDIKFQDLIDGIKKFREKFNGEIWAEVMLVKKVNDNDVELENIGKALSYVSPDKVHVMVPTRPPAESWALSPSSENIIKAANIFSKYIDKNKIYVIDYIERGQFYVDKSSPKEGILNILKIQPMTEEEVLNLCKVYNISIDDILSTVKEVVFNGVKYYVY; from the coding sequence ATGTTTAAGTATGTATTTGGTCCTGTTCCTTCAAGAAGATTCGGTAGATCTTTAGGTGTAAATGTAGTTCCTCTAAAATATTGTAATTGGAATTGTGTATATTGTCAATTAGGTAGAACTTCGTATTTTATTAATGAAGAACAAGAATTTTTTTCGTATGTTGAGATAGAGAAAGAAATAGAAGAAGCAACTAAAATTTATGAATATGATTATTTGACTTTTATAGGTGATGGAGAACCTACTCTTTATAAAGATTTAGATAAGCTAATAGAATTTGGAAAGAAAATTCAAGATAAAAAAGTGGCTGTTTTTACTAATGGTGCTAGATTAAAATTTGATCATGTTAGAAGCTACATGAGTCTAGCTGATGTAGTTAAAGTAAGCATTGATGCTGGCGATGAAAGAACTTTTAGAATAGTTGATAGGCCATATCGTGATATAAAATTCCAAGACTTAATAGATGGAATAAAGAAATTTAGAGAAAAATTTAACGGAGAAATTTGGGCAGAAGTAATGCTAGTAAAAAAGGTTAATGATAATGATGTAGAGTTAGAGAATATTGGAAAAGCTCTTAGTTATGTTTCTCCAGATAAGGTTCACGTGATGGTTCCTACTAGGCCTCCTGCAGAATCATGGGCTTTATCTCCTAGCTCAGAAAATATTATAAAAGCTGCGAATATATTTTCCAAATATATAGATAAAAATAAGATTTACGTTATAGATTATATTGAAAGAGGACAGTTTTACGTAGATAAAAGTTCTCCTAAAGAAGGTATTCTCAATATCTTAAAAATTCAACCTATGACTGAGGAAGAAGTACTCAATTTATGTAAAGTATATAATATTAGTATAGATGACATATTAAGCACTGTTAAAGAAGTAGTCTTTAATGGAGTCAAATACTACGTATATTGA
- a CDS encoding aminotransferase class III-fold pyridoxal phosphate-dependent enzyme, translated as MESVEDPFYEESLNTTNLRFLKKGKGSKVWDAEGNKYIDFDMCYGNVEIGYGNPLLVDEVLEIQNFEKPEAEKIVKERYNVEKVKFLMSENDALLYAISLATKFSGKKIIVKFKGNSTIFPNSSSDFQTLVLEWNNAEELGNIDEKVGAILIEPVAMSMGIIYPEDEFLSRLFEISRENNIPIIFDETKTGGKTYSGASSILKFEPDLKIFGRQIAGGFPIGIVAGKKEIMKSNETYRLAIPISVKALEIVLKRILTKNTMHTMELLNEKLTKAYKDLIEDSRIDVSLSSFGISSSIYFLNRKPRNYSEFLEVDIKKWRYYFDQMLEKGIIPMMDYDEQWTISAAHKDSDIQKHIDVAIEVIRKMKELEKSN; from the coding sequence ATGGAGAGTGTCGAAGACCCGTTTTATGAAGAATCCTTAAATACTACTAATCTTCGTTTCCTGAAGAAGGGAAAAGGAAGCAAAGTATGGGATGCTGAGGGAAATAAATACATAGATTTTGATATGTGTTACGGTAACGTGGAAATAGGATATGGAAATCCTCTCTTAGTAGATGAAGTTTTAGAGATACAAAATTTTGAGAAACCAGAAGCAGAAAAGATAGTTAAAGAACGATATAATGTAGAGAAAGTTAAGTTTCTAATGTCCGAAAACGATGCTTTACTTTATGCAATATCACTAGCAACTAAATTTTCAGGTAAAAAAATAATAGTAAAATTTAAGGGAAATAGTACAATATTTCCAAATTCTTCTTCAGATTTTCAAACACTAGTTTTAGAATGGAATAATGCGGAAGAACTAGGAAATATTGATGAAAAAGTTGGTGCGATATTAATAGAACCAGTAGCAATGAGTATGGGAATAATTTATCCTGAAGACGAATTTCTTTCTAGATTATTTGAAATTTCAAGAGAAAATAATATTCCAATTATTTTTGATGAAACTAAAACAGGAGGGAAAACGTATTCTGGAGCTTCATCTATTTTGAAATTCGAACCAGATCTAAAGATATTCGGTAGACAAATAGCAGGAGGTTTTCCTATAGGAATAGTTGCAGGAAAGAAAGAAATCATGAAATCAAACGAGACTTATAGGTTAGCAATTCCAATTTCAGTAAAAGCGTTAGAAATTGTTTTAAAGAGAATTTTAACTAAAAATACAATGCATACAATGGAACTATTGAACGAAAAATTAACTAAGGCTTACAAAGACTTAATTGAAGACTCAAGAATTGATGTGTCATTATCATCATTTGGTATTAGTTCATCAATATACTTCTTAAATAGAAAACCCAGGAATTACTCAGAATTTCTTGAAGTTGATATAAAGAAATGGAGGTATTATTTTGATCAAATGTTAGAAAAAGGAATAATTCCAATGATGGATTACGATGAACAGTGGACAATTTCTGCAGCTCATAAAGATAGCGATATACAAAAGCATATTGATGTAGCAATAGAAGTAATAAGAAAAATGAAAGAGCTTGAAAAAAGCAATTAA
- a CDS encoding chloride channel protein, translated as MFNFRSLPEFEKWIIMGFIIGIGIGVFTIIVTLLLEFFKDLFLIDILHLFLPEPLRPEFSYKINIFLPLIVGLGGLISGILVYKIAPEAAGGGIDYAIYAYHNVGKMRKRISLVELLSSTVLLGSGGSAGDLGPMGLIGASIASSLSEIFHLTPEDIRKAISIGIGSGVAAIFKAPIGGALLSAEILYKRDFEPEVILPSMIASATSYSIYGLYVGFQPIFGIYPYSFSPLRLPFYAILGAIIGLLSILFVKIYSSITLFFKKLKIPKFIKPAIGGLIAGGLMIFFPELIGTGYGWDYVLEQGDFKLINTYGISLILFLIIMSIAKILSSSLSIGSGGSGGIEAPAFEVGGLVGAAVGEVFHILFPAIVPVVAPFVIIGILTMFGAPAKAPVSVMIIVTEMTNSLQLLPGEMVAVAIAYVISGKYSLYPAQYNTRKESPVHKSEYEVPVMEKLKIADCKIDDIKIYLHDNVGNAIRVMTENQLNSLPVVDSNNTFIGIVYLRDIENQKSSDTVFKYITFGSPYVSTTSSLEHALEIMSRNKARWIPVVENNKLIGIVTIDSVFDAYERESKNIKSNNV; from the coding sequence ATGTTTAATTTTCGTTCTTTGCCAGAGTTCGAGAAATGGATAATCATGGGATTTATCATAGGTATTGGGATTGGTGTTTTTACTATAATTGTTACTTTACTTTTAGAATTTTTTAAAGATTTATTTCTTATTGATATTTTACATTTATTTTTACCTGAGCCTTTACGTCCAGAATTTTCGTATAAAATCAATATTTTCCTTCCATTAATAGTAGGATTAGGAGGATTAATTTCTGGTATATTAGTATATAAAATAGCACCAGAAGCAGCAGGAGGAGGTATAGACTACGCAATTTACGCTTATCATAACGTAGGAAAAATGCGAAAAAGAATCTCTTTAGTAGAACTTTTATCTTCCACAGTGCTTTTGGGAAGCGGTGGTAGCGCAGGAGATTTAGGCCCTATGGGACTAATAGGAGCTTCGATAGCATCTTCATTATCAGAAATATTTCATTTAACGCCGGAAGATATTAGAAAAGCAATAAGCATAGGAATAGGAAGTGGAGTAGCAGCAATATTTAAAGCACCAATAGGAGGAGCCTTACTATCAGCTGAAATACTTTATAAAAGAGACTTTGAACCTGAAGTTATTTTACCTTCTATGATAGCTTCAGCTACTTCTTATTCAATTTACGGACTTTACGTAGGATTTCAGCCAATTTTTGGCATATATCCTTACTCATTCTCTCCCTTACGTTTACCCTTTTATGCCATATTAGGAGCAATAATTGGGTTATTATCAATTTTATTCGTTAAAATTTATTCTTCCATAACATTATTTTTTAAAAAACTTAAAATACCTAAATTTATAAAACCTGCAATAGGTGGATTAATAGCTGGAGGTTTGATGATATTTTTTCCAGAACTAATAGGAACGGGTTATGGATGGGACTATGTATTAGAACAAGGCGATTTTAAATTAATAAATACTTACGGTATATCTTTAATATTATTTCTTATAATTATGTCAATTGCTAAGATCCTTTCATCCTCGTTAAGTATAGGTTCAGGCGGAAGCGGAGGAATTGAAGCACCGGCTTTTGAAGTAGGTGGTCTTGTAGGAGCAGCTGTAGGAGAAGTATTTCATATTTTATTTCCAGCAATAGTGCCAGTAGTAGCTCCATTTGTAATTATAGGAATATTAACAATGTTTGGAGCTCCAGCAAAAGCTCCAGTTTCAGTAATGATTATAGTAACAGAAATGACTAACTCCCTTCAATTACTTCCCGGTGAAATGGTAGCTGTTGCAATAGCTTACGTTATTTCTGGAAAATATTCCTTATATCCAGCACAGTACAATACAAGAAAAGAATCTCCAGTGCATAAATCTGAATATGAAGTTCCAGTTATGGAGAAATTAAAGATCGCAGACTGTAAAATCGATGATATTAAAATTTATTTACATGATAATGTTGGAAACGCAATTAGAGTAATGACTGAAAACCAGTTGAACAGTTTACCTGTAGTAGACTCAAATAATACCTTTATTGGTATAGTTTATCTTAGAGATATAGAAAATCAAAAATCATCAGATACAGTGTTTAAATATATCACTTTTGGTTCCCCATACGTATCTACTACATCTTCACTAGAGCATGCGTTAGAAATTATGAGTAGAAATAAAGCAAGATGGATACCAGTGGTAGAAAATAATAAATTAATAGGAATAGTTACTATAGACTCAGTTTTTGATGCATATGAAAGAGAGTCTAAGAATATTAAAAGTAATAATGTATAA